Proteins from one Mesorhizobium sp. M9A.F.Ca.ET.002.03.1.2 genomic window:
- a CDS encoding SHOCT domain-containing protein has product MQKALIPIFAAASAVLTLTPGAVLAQAPSDADRYAYGPHMMWGGGWYAMVFGPLFMILFLAVLIAAVVFLARWAGGPWQTTVPPHHAPPGRTPLDILKERFARGEIDKDEFEERRRVLGE; this is encoded by the coding sequence ATGCAAAAGGCTTTGATTCCGATTTTCGCGGCGGCGAGCGCCGTCCTCACCCTCACGCCTGGCGCGGTGTTGGCGCAGGCACCGTCAGATGCTGACAGGTACGCTTACGGGCCACATATGATGTGGGGTGGAGGCTGGTACGCCATGGTTTTCGGGCCGCTGTTCATGATCCTCTTCCTCGCCGTGCTGATCGCAGCCGTGGTTTTTCTGGCCCGCTGGGCCGGCGGGCCATGGCAGACAACAGTGCCACCGCATCATGCGCCGCCGGGCCGCACACCGCTCGATATTCTCAAGGAACGCTTTGCGCGTGGCGAGATCGACAAGGACGAGTTCGAGGAACGGCGCCGCGTGCTCGGCGAATAG
- a CDS encoding cysteine desulfurase family protein, with the protein MAPIYLDYNASTPIDPAVALAMRPFLDEAFGNPSSAHWASTPAKTALEHARGQIAALLGCAPDGIVFTSGGSEANNLAIKGTFFALRHKGEHIVTTTVEHPAVLAPCRFLEQLGAAVTYVPVDSTGRVDPEDVRRAITPGTILISVMHANNEVGTIQLIEELGALAREHGVRFHTDAAQSAGKIATKVDTLGVDLLTIAGHKLYAPKGVGALYVRGGARLEPLIHGAGHEHGRRAGTESALLAVGLGAACALASDLEPMARVHALRDRFWDALQEGFGDRIVLNGHPQHRLPNTLSVSFVGMIGAELLSRLDGVAASTGSACHAGRVELSPVLAAMDVPEKVGMGAVRFSLGRATTETEIDTIVDQLRAVTS; encoded by the coding sequence ATGGCGCCGATCTATCTGGACTACAACGCGAGTACGCCTATCGATCCGGCGGTGGCATTGGCGATGCGACCGTTTCTAGACGAGGCGTTCGGCAATCCGTCGAGCGCGCATTGGGCTAGCACGCCGGCGAAGACTGCACTTGAGCACGCCCGCGGGCAGATCGCGGCGCTGCTCGGCTGCGCGCCCGATGGGATCGTGTTCACGAGCGGCGGCAGCGAGGCCAACAACCTGGCGATCAAGGGCACGTTCTTCGCGCTGAGGCACAAGGGCGAGCACATCGTCACCACCACGGTCGAGCATCCGGCGGTTCTCGCTCCTTGCCGTTTCCTCGAGCAGCTCGGCGCGGCAGTGACCTATGTGCCGGTCGACAGTACGGGCCGGGTCGATCCCGAGGATGTGCGCCGTGCCATCACGCCGGGCACCATCCTGATCAGCGTCATGCACGCCAACAATGAGGTTGGCACGATCCAGCTGATCGAGGAGCTCGGTGCACTTGCGCGGGAGCATGGGGTTCGATTTCACACCGACGCAGCGCAGTCGGCCGGCAAGATTGCAACCAAGGTCGACACGCTTGGCGTCGATTTGCTGACCATCGCCGGCCACAAGCTCTACGCGCCGAAGGGCGTCGGCGCGCTCTATGTCCGAGGCGGAGCCAGGCTCGAGCCGCTGATCCATGGCGCGGGGCACGAACATGGCCGGCGCGCTGGCACTGAGAGCGCCTTGCTCGCGGTCGGCCTCGGCGCCGCCTGTGCGCTCGCCAGCGACCTGGAGCCGATGGCGCGCGTCCACGCGTTGCGGGATCGCTTTTGGGACGCGCTGCAGGAAGGTTTCGGCGACCGTATCGTGCTCAACGGGCACCCTCAGCATCGCCTTCCCAACACGCTCAGTGTTTCCTTCGTCGGCATGATCGGCGCCGAGCTGCTTTCGCGCCTCGACGGCGTCGCGGCGTCGACCGGTTCGGCGTGTCACGCCGGCCGGGTCGAGCTCTCGCCGGTGCTCGCGGCCATGGACGTGCCCGAGAAGGTCGGCATGGGCGCCGTTCGCTTCAGTCTTGGTCGGGCCACGACCGAGACCGAAATCGACACCATCGTGGATCAGCTTCGAGCCGTCACGTCATAA
- the secDF gene encoding protein translocase subunit SecDF, with the protein MLHFSRWKTILIWLTVLAGILYAAPNLVPASTLASLPNWLPKQQLTLGLDLQGGSHILLQIDRQDLANERLESARDEVRTSLRDAQIGYTGLTGTANSIQVRIRDQGQIEAAKSALERLTQPISTGLFMSGSVTEMEMAEPEPGLLRFTLTEAGIDYRIAAALTQSIEVVSRRVNELGTTEPIIQRQGSDRIMVQVPGLQDPQRLKDILGQTAKLTFQMVDQSIPVEEAISGRPPAGSTVLYSTDEPRVPHLIENRIIVSGENLVDAQATFDQRTNEPVVSFRFDSRGATRFGQATQANVGRLFAIILDDEVISAPQIREPILGGTGQISGSFTVDSANDLAVLLRAGALPADLTIVEERTVGPSLGSDSIEAGQFASIIAGFLVVGFMLFAYGRLGLIANIALLANVALIIAVLSVLGATLTLPGIAGIVLTMGMAVDSNVIIFERVREESRQGRSIVQSMDSGFRQALATVVDANVTTLIAAVILFFLGSGPIKGFAVTLAIGIVTTVFTAFTLTRWLVAFWLRRQRPKAMPSGVMRLVPDDTRVPFMAFRKYAFTLSLLLSIASAAAFFTVGMNYGIDFRGGSSIEVQAKGQQADIGDIRERLTGLELGEVQVQEFGSTRDVLIRIGTQGGGDIAEQSAVEKVRSALETDYEFRRIEVVGPTVSSELAFNGTMGVLASLLAMLVYIWVRFEWQFGLGAIISTFHDVILMVGFYVVAGIEFNLTSIAAILTIVGYSINDTVVVYDRVRENLRRYKKMPIAELLDLSMNQTLARTVLTGVTTLFALAALSIWGGEVIQSFTIAMIFGILAGTYSSIFVAGPLLILFKLRPGALSPEEAAAAKEPPARQAL; encoded by the coding sequence ATGCTGCATTTTTCGCGCTGGAAGACCATTCTCATCTGGCTAACGGTCCTAGCCGGTATCCTCTACGCAGCCCCCAACCTGGTTCCCGCCTCCACTCTGGCATCGCTGCCGAATTGGCTGCCAAAGCAGCAGCTGACGCTGGGGCTGGACCTGCAGGGCGGCTCGCACATCCTGCTCCAGATCGATCGGCAGGACCTCGCCAACGAACGCCTCGAATCGGCACGCGACGAGGTCCGCACATCGCTGCGCGATGCCCAGATCGGCTATACCGGACTTACCGGCACCGCCAATTCCATCCAGGTCCGCATTCGCGACCAAGGTCAGATCGAGGCTGCGAAGAGTGCGCTCGAAAGATTGACGCAGCCGATCTCGACCGGCCTTTTCATGAGCGGCTCCGTGACCGAGATGGAGATGGCCGAGCCGGAACCGGGCCTGCTGCGTTTTACGCTAACCGAAGCCGGGATCGACTACCGGATCGCCGCGGCGCTGACTCAATCGATCGAGGTGGTGAGCCGGCGCGTGAACGAGCTCGGCACGACCGAGCCGATCATCCAGCGCCAGGGATCGGACCGCATCATGGTCCAGGTGCCGGGCCTGCAGGATCCGCAGCGGCTGAAGGATATTCTCGGACAGACCGCGAAGCTGACCTTCCAGATGGTCGACCAGTCGATTCCGGTCGAGGAGGCGATCTCCGGCCGCCCGCCGGCTGGCTCGACGGTGTTGTATTCGACGGACGAGCCGCGGGTTCCCCATCTGATCGAGAACCGGATCATCGTCTCCGGCGAAAACCTCGTCGACGCGCAGGCAACCTTCGACCAGCGCACCAACGAGCCGGTGGTCTCGTTTCGCTTCGACAGCCGCGGCGCCACCCGCTTCGGTCAGGCTACTCAGGCCAATGTCGGGCGCCTGTTCGCGATCATCCTCGACGACGAGGTGATCTCCGCGCCTCAGATCCGCGAACCAATCCTGGGCGGCACCGGGCAGATATCCGGCAGCTTCACGGTAGATAGCGCGAACGACCTTGCGGTCCTGCTGCGCGCCGGCGCACTGCCTGCCGACCTCACCATCGTCGAGGAACGCACCGTCGGTCCGAGCCTCGGCAGCGATTCGATCGAGGCGGGCCAGTTCGCGTCAATCATCGCCGGGTTCCTGGTCGTCGGCTTCATGCTGTTCGCCTATGGGCGACTGGGACTGATCGCGAATATCGCGCTCCTGGCCAACGTCGCACTGATCATCGCCGTCCTGTCCGTTCTCGGCGCGACGCTGACGCTGCCTGGCATCGCCGGCATCGTGCTGACGATGGGCATGGCGGTCGATTCCAACGTCATCATCTTCGAGCGCGTCCGCGAAGAGAGCCGCCAGGGGCGCTCGATCGTGCAGTCGATGGATTCCGGGTTCAGACAGGCGCTGGCGACCGTCGTCGACGCCAATGTGACGACGCTGATTGCCGCCGTCATCCTGTTCTTCCTCGGCTCAGGGCCGATCAAGGGGTTTGCCGTCACCCTCGCCATCGGCATTGTCACCACTGTGTTCACGGCGTTCACCCTGACGCGCTGGCTGGTCGCATTCTGGCTTCGCCGGCAGCGGCCGAAAGCGATGCCCAGCGGCGTTATGCGCTTGGTGCCAGACGACACGCGCGTGCCATTCATGGCATTCCGAAAGTACGCCTTCACGCTGTCCTTGTTGTTGTCGATCGCTTCGGCTGCGGCGTTCTTCACCGTCGGCATGAACTACGGCATCGACTTCCGCGGCGGCTCGAGCATCGAGGTGCAGGCGAAGGGTCAGCAGGCCGACATCGGCGACATCCGCGAGCGCCTGACGGGTCTCGAACTGGGTGAGGTGCAGGTGCAGGAGTTCGGGTCGACCCGGGATGTGCTGATTCGCATTGGCACCCAGGGGGGCGGCGACATTGCCGAACAGTCCGCCGTTGAGAAAGTGAGAAGCGCGCTCGAAACCGACTACGAATTCCGCCGCATCGAGGTTGTCGGTCCGACGGTGTCCTCCGAACTCGCGTTCAACGGCACAATGGGCGTGCTCGCCTCGCTGCTGGCGATGCTCGTCTACATCTGGGTCAGGTTCGAGTGGCAGTTCGGGCTCGGCGCCATCATTTCGACGTTCCACGACGTGATCCTGATGGTCGGCTTCTACGTCGTCGCGGGCATAGAGTTCAATTTGACCTCGATAGCCGCGATCCTGACTATCGTTGGCTATTCCATCAACGATACGGTTGTTGTCTATGATCGGGTCCGCGAGAATCTGCGCCGCTACAAAAAGATGCCGATCGCCGAGTTGCTCGATCTGTCGATGAACCAGACGCTGGCGCGAACGGTCCTGACCGGCGTGACCACGCTGTTTGCGCTGGCGGCGCTTTCGATCTGGGGCGGCGAGGTCATCCAGTCCTTCACGATCGCGATGATCTTCGGCATCCTCGCCGGGACCTATTCCTCCATCTTCGTCGCCGGGCCGCTCCTGATCCTGTTCAAGCTCCGGCCGGGCGCCCTCAGTCCAGAGGAAGCCGCGGCGGCGAAAGAGCCGCCGGCGCGACAGGCCTTATGA
- a CDS encoding OmpW family protein codes for MVTDRLGVARGIAAAVALFLAGQQAVAADLEPVDVAAPKSPWQVRLRALGVLTEDSGYVNGIPGSDLSYSDTVTPELDISYYFTDNLAAELILGTTYAKIDGGGTIGGLGEIGKVWLLPPTLTLQYHFTNFGAFKPYVGAGATYTMFYSQDATNADAIDVKDTFGGALQVGFDYMVDEHWGVNFDVKKLFLEPKYDVTVGGAELTGKAKLNPWLIGTGVTYRF; via the coding sequence ATGGTGACAGACCGATTGGGCGTGGCCCGGGGGATTGCGGCGGCCGTCGCGCTTTTTCTGGCAGGACAGCAGGCCGTGGCGGCGGACCTCGAACCCGTGGACGTGGCGGCGCCGAAAAGCCCGTGGCAGGTCCGCCTGCGCGCTCTGGGCGTGCTCACGGAAGATTCGGGTTATGTCAACGGGATTCCCGGCTCGGATCTTTCTTATTCGGATACGGTGACACCCGAACTCGACATCTCCTACTACTTCACCGACAACCTCGCCGCCGAGCTCATTCTCGGCACCACCTATGCCAAAATCGATGGCGGAGGGACCATAGGCGGGCTGGGCGAGATCGGTAAGGTCTGGCTGCTGCCGCCGACGCTGACGCTGCAGTATCACTTCACCAATTTCGGCGCCTTCAAGCCGTATGTCGGCGCCGGCGCGACCTACACGATGTTCTACAGCCAGGATGCGACCAACGCCGACGCCATTGATGTCAAGGACACGTTCGGCGGGGCCCTGCAGGTCGGCTTCGACTATATGGTGGACGAGCACTGGGGCGTCAATTTCGACGTGAAGAAGCTGTTTCTGGAGCCCAAATACGACGTCACGGTCGGCGGTGCGGAATTGACCGGCAAAGCCAAGCTCAACCCCTGGCTGATCGGCACGGGCGTCACCTACCGCTTCTGA
- a CDS encoding D-alanine--D-alanine ligase family protein, which translates to MAASSNRLRIAVLFGGRSAEHDVSVLSATNVMRALDPAKYVAIPVFITREGQWLLSSFEDGALAKPSSGTEVCLVPGGQGRMMAVPIEGAPYELPKIGILFPVLHGLHGEDGSVQGLAEVARVPLAGCGILGSAAALDKDTAKRLLNEAGLPVARSVTIHHGVAPAFAELQGALGLPLFLKPARQGSSVGVSKVSTEKDYEAALAEGFRHDRKLLAEEFIRGREIECSVLEDTEGGLFVSRPGEIVPAQSHGFYSYDAKYIDENGAALEVPAQLPEEIEGSLRAMAAKAFRAVGCDGMARVDFFVTPDMRVLINELNTIPGFTDISMYSKAMAASGVSYCEIIDRLVAHGLARAARLA; encoded by the coding sequence ATGGCCGCTTCCTCGAACAGACTGCGTATTGCCGTGCTCTTTGGCGGACGCTCCGCCGAGCATGACGTTTCGGTGCTTTCGGCAACCAATGTCATGCGTGCGCTGGATCCCGCGAAATACGTCGCCATTCCCGTCTTCATCACCCGCGAAGGACAATGGCTGCTGAGCAGCTTCGAGGATGGCGCGCTGGCGAAACCTTCGAGCGGCACGGAAGTCTGCCTCGTGCCGGGCGGACAGGGGCGGATGATGGCGGTTCCGATCGAAGGCGCGCCCTACGAATTGCCGAAGATTGGAATCCTCTTCCCGGTGCTGCACGGCCTCCATGGCGAGGACGGCTCGGTGCAGGGTCTCGCGGAGGTGGCGCGCGTACCGCTCGCCGGCTGCGGCATCCTCGGTTCTGCAGCCGCACTCGACAAGGACACTGCCAAACGTCTGCTGAACGAGGCGGGCCTGCCCGTTGCGCGATCCGTCACGATCCATCACGGCGTCGCACCGGCCTTTGCGGAGCTGCAGGGTGCGCTCGGGCTTCCGCTTTTCCTCAAGCCGGCCCGGCAGGGCTCCTCCGTCGGCGTCAGTAAGGTTTCGACTGAAAAAGATTACGAGGCAGCGCTTGCCGAAGGCTTCAGGCACGACCGCAAGCTGCTGGCCGAAGAATTCATTCGAGGCCGCGAGATCGAGTGCAGCGTGCTGGAGGATACGGAAGGCGGCCTCTTTGTTTCCCGCCCCGGCGAGATCGTACCGGCACAGAGCCACGGTTTCTACAGCTACGACGCCAAATATATCGACGAGAACGGCGCGGCTCTGGAAGTGCCGGCACAGCTGCCGGAAGAGATCGAAGGCAGTCTCCGCGCGATGGCGGCAAAGGCCTTCCGGGCGGTCGGCTGCGATGGCATGGCGCGCGTTGATTTCTTCGTCACACCGGACATGCGCGTTCTCATCAACGAGCTCAACACCATTCCCGGGTTCACCGATATCAGCATGTATTCCAAGGCGATGGCGGCAAGCGGCGTCAGCTATTGCGAGATCATCGATCGGCTGGTGGCGCACGGGCTGGCCCGCGCTGCGCGACTGGCCTGA
- a CDS encoding twin-arginine translocation signal domain-containing protein → MSEVHQSRRGFLAALAIGGGLAALGGTTALVMNARGLSGYEDAVNATWRHSDSTDLPLSSARQELVRYATLAANSHNTQPWQFRLSDRSILVLPDPGRGLRAVDPDNHHVFASLGCAVENMVQAARAFGLRAVPSYDADARGIRVDLEAAPPERTDLFDAIPHRQSTRALYDGRSVSPEHLRLLEAAGNGDGVRMLLFTERQQREDILSYLVAGNSAQMDDAAFVEELKSWIRFSYGDALSTRDGLFSKSSGNPALPGWIGRLIFSQVFTKAGENSKYENQLRSSAGVAVFVSDKDEPASWAEAGRCCQRFALQATALQLRHAFINQPVEVPAVRGQFASYLGIGGRRPDLVMRFGYGPELPKSLRRPVEDVILPV, encoded by the coding sequence ATGTCTGAGGTCCATCAAAGCCGTCGCGGGTTCCTGGCCGCACTAGCCATCGGAGGAGGGCTTGCCGCACTTGGCGGCACAACCGCGCTGGTGATGAACGCCCGAGGTCTTTCCGGTTATGAGGACGCTGTCAACGCCACGTGGCGCCATAGCGACAGCACCGATCTGCCGTTGTCGTCGGCCCGACAAGAACTTGTCCGTTACGCCACCTTGGCGGCAAACAGCCATAACACGCAGCCTTGGCAATTCCGGCTCTCGGACCGCTCCATCCTCGTGCTGCCCGATCCCGGGCGCGGCTTGCGCGCCGTCGATCCCGACAATCACCATGTGTTCGCCAGCCTCGGCTGCGCCGTCGAGAATATGGTTCAAGCGGCTCGCGCATTCGGGCTTCGGGCGGTTCCGAGCTACGACGCCGACGCGCGCGGAATACGGGTCGATCTCGAGGCCGCGCCGCCCGAACGGACGGACCTGTTCGACGCCATCCCGCATCGCCAATCGACGCGCGCGCTCTATGACGGCCGGTCTGTCTCGCCCGAGCATCTCCGGCTTCTGGAAGCCGCCGGCAATGGTGACGGCGTGCGGATGCTGCTTTTCACCGAGCGGCAGCAACGTGAGGACATCCTCTCCTATCTCGTCGCGGGCAACAGTGCGCAGATGGACGATGCCGCGTTCGTGGAAGAACTGAAATCGTGGATTCGGTTCAGCTATGGCGATGCCCTTTCGACCCGAGATGGACTGTTTTCGAAATCCTCCGGCAATCCGGCCCTGCCGGGCTGGATCGGCCGCCTGATCTTCAGCCAGGTGTTCACGAAGGCCGGTGAAAACAGCAAGTATGAGAACCAGCTCAGGAGTTCGGCCGGTGTTGCCGTGTTCGTCTCCGACAAGGATGAGCCGGCCTCTTGGGCCGAAGCCGGTCGTTGCTGCCAGCGCTTCGCCCTTCAGGCGACGGCCCTCCAACTGCGGCATGCCTTCATCAATCAACCGGTCGAGGTTCCCGCCGTGCGCGGGCAATTCGCCAGCTATCTCGGCATCGGCGGCCGCCGGCCGGATCTCGTGATGAGGTTCGGCTATGGGCCCGAGTTGCCCAAATCGCTCCGCCGCCCTGTCGAGGACGTCATTCTTCCGGTGTAG
- a CDS encoding DUF6064 family protein, with product MALSVAPGQSAAATVLISCAGSWEPWLMLPFTREQFLDVFVTYNDAIWPLQIAAYLFGIVVVALLFRPSRSPDRIIAGVLAAMWVWTGIVYHGLFFAPINTAAYLFGVLFLFQGGVLAYAGIRHDRLFGFQSGLAAWVGAAFLFYAAVLYPLIGMATGHAYPEMPMFGVTPCPVTIFTFGMLLLTTQRLPRWLLVIPFVWSLIGGSAAIALGVAQDWLLLASGFVAIPLIVLRDRGTAHLRGTA from the coding sequence TTGGCGCTGTCGGTTGCGCCAGGTCAAAGCGCGGCCGCAACAGTTCTGATCTCTTGCGCTGGAAGCTGGGAGCCGTGGCTGATGTTGCCGTTCACGCGCGAGCAATTCCTTGATGTCTTCGTCACGTACAATGATGCGATCTGGCCGCTGCAGATCGCAGCCTACCTGTTCGGCATTGTCGTCGTCGCCCTGTTGTTTCGACCCAGCCGTTCCCCTGACCGGATCATCGCGGGCGTTCTCGCGGCGATGTGGGTTTGGACCGGGATTGTCTATCACGGGCTGTTCTTCGCGCCGATCAACACGGCGGCTTATCTCTTCGGTGTCCTGTTCCTGTTTCAGGGAGGGGTCCTGGCCTATGCCGGGATCCGGCACGACCGGCTCTTCGGCTTTCAGTCAGGACTGGCCGCGTGGGTGGGCGCCGCTTTCCTGTTTTACGCGGCCGTCCTCTATCCGTTGATCGGCATGGCGACGGGACACGCCTATCCCGAGATGCCGATGTTCGGCGTGACGCCGTGCCCGGTGACGATATTCACTTTCGGCATGCTCCTGCTGACCACGCAGCGCCTGCCCCGCTGGCTGCTGGTCATCCCCTTCGTCTGGTCGCTGATCGGCGGCAGCGCCGCCATCGCGCTTGGCGTAGCGCAGGATTGGCTGCTCCTCGCAAGCGGCTTTGTTGCCATCCCCCTGATAGTCCTTCGCGACCGGGGCACGGCGCATTTGCGCGGGACGGCATAG
- a CDS encoding amidohydrolase family protein: MAESEAIHRIASFAELTGAEVLIVHVSSRVGLEEVTHARARGVRIHAETCPQYLLLTEADLDRDGLEGAKFMCSPPLRTIGDQEALWAGMARGSVAIYSSDHSPYRLAGPDGKLRHGPQSRFDQIANGLPGLELRQPLLFSEGYLKGRISLAQFIALSSTNAAELHGIAPQKGSIAIGGDGDLVIWDQERETTVTRDLLHDNTDHTPYEGMRIRGWPVTTIARGEVIVDDGRVLGVAGRGRFLPSKARTAS, encoded by the coding sequence ATCGCTGAAAGCGAAGCCATCCACCGCATCGCCAGCTTTGCCGAACTGACCGGCGCCGAGGTTCTGATCGTCCACGTCTCCAGCCGTGTCGGCCTCGAAGAGGTAACGCACGCCCGCGCCAGAGGCGTCAGGATCCACGCCGAGACGTGTCCGCAATATCTGCTTCTGACCGAAGCCGACCTCGATCGCGACGGCCTCGAAGGCGCTAAATTCATGTGCAGCCCGCCGCTGCGGACGATCGGCGACCAGGAGGCGCTGTGGGCCGGCATGGCCCGGGGCAGCGTCGCGATCTATTCCTCCGACCATTCGCCCTACCGCCTGGCGGGACCGGACGGGAAGCTGCGGCACGGCCCGCAATCGCGCTTCGACCAGATTGCCAACGGCCTGCCCGGACTGGAGCTGCGGCAGCCGCTGCTGTTCAGCGAGGGTTATCTGAAGGGCCGCATCAGCCTCGCCCAGTTCATCGCGCTGAGTTCCACGAATGCCGCCGAACTGCATGGCATCGCACCGCAGAAAGGCTCGATCGCCATCGGCGGCGATGGCGATCTGGTGATCTGGGACCAGGAACGGGAGACGACCGTCACCCGGGATCTGCTGCATGACAATACCGATCACACACCCTATGAGGGCATGCGTATCCGAGGCTGGCCGGTGACCACCATCGCCCGGGGCGAGGTCATCGTCGACGACGGGCGCGTGCTTGGCGTCGCGGGGCGCGGCCGCTTCCTTCCGTCAAAGGCAAGGACGGCATCATGA
- a CDS encoding amidohydrolase family protein, protein MIAQRARFDLVVRDGLVAVGDATVRVDLGIRDGCIRAIAERIEDATQVVDAKGRLVLPGGVDAHCHLDQPNYGAACADDFRSGTLSAACGGTTTIVPFAMAYASDPLAETVAAYRRKAEGQALIDYAIHPTIQAASAQTLERDLPDLIRGGYASLKIFTTYDDFRLGDPEILAILKVAAAHGALVMVHAENDAIIAMLKQDLLSRGLVAPASTRRHDHRSLKAKPSTASPALPN, encoded by the coding sequence ATGATCGCCCAGCGCGCTCGGTTCGACCTCGTCGTGCGTGATGGCCTGGTGGCGGTCGGCGACGCCACTGTGCGGGTCGACCTAGGCATCCGTGACGGGTGCATCCGGGCCATCGCGGAGCGCATCGAAGACGCCACGCAGGTGGTCGACGCAAAAGGCCGCCTTGTGCTGCCCGGCGGCGTCGATGCGCATTGCCACCTGGACCAACCCAACTATGGCGCTGCCTGCGCGGACGATTTCCGCAGCGGCACGCTGTCGGCCGCCTGTGGCGGAACGACGACGATCGTTCCGTTCGCGATGGCCTATGCTTCGGATCCACTGGCCGAGACGGTCGCCGCCTACCGCCGCAAGGCAGAAGGCCAGGCCCTGATCGACTACGCGATCCATCCGACCATACAGGCGGCGAGCGCCCAGACCCTCGAACGAGACCTGCCCGACCTGATCCGCGGCGGCTACGCCTCGCTCAAGATCTTCACGACCTACGACGATTTCAGGCTCGGTGATCCCGAGATCCTGGCAATCCTGAAGGTGGCGGCAGCGCATGGCGCGCTTGTCATGGTGCATGCGGAAAACGACGCCATCATTGCGATGCTGAAGCAGGACTTGTTGAGCCGGGGCCTTGTCGCCCCCGCTTCCACGCGAAGGCACGACCACCGATCGCTGAAAGCGAAGCCATCCACCGCATCGCCAGCTTTGCCGAACTGA